Within the Ochrobactrum sp. Marseille-Q0166 genome, the region GTTAATCAGAATTGCACCAGCAACAGTCAGCCAGAAGCTCAACGAATTGAGGTAAGGGAAAGCAACGTCGCGTGCGCCGATCTGAAGCGGTACAGCGAAGTTCATGAGGCCGACAATAAACGGCATCGCCACGAAGAAAATCATGATCACGCCGTGAGCCGTGAAAATCTGGTCGTAGTGATGTGGGGGCAGAAAGCCTTCATTGGCACCGGAGGCAATAGCCTGCTGAGCGCGCATCATTACAGCATCCGAAAAGCCGCGGAACAGCATCACGAAAGCCAAAATAATGTACATCACGCCGATGCGTTTATGATCGACAGACGTCAGCCAATCATTCCAGAGGGGACCCCACTTTTTATAGTAGGTAATGGCTGCGAGAATAGCGAGCGCCCCACCAGCCACCGCGGTCAGCGTGACCATGATGATAGGCTCGTGATAGGGTATCGCTTCGAGCGTCAGTTTTCCGAACATTTCTATTCTTACTTCGATTGGAGTGCGATCAGCAATTCAAGCCCCGGGAACTACGTCCGGGACCGGAATTGCATCGGCATATCAGTTTTCAAGCTGCGACATGCGCTGTGGCTGAGTGAGGCAAAGAATGTCATTTGCCCACTGGCTGAAATCAACCGGTGAAGACTTGCGCAGGTCTGCACGCGCCTCACGCACCATCTGTTCCTGATGCATCATATCATCGATACAGACTGATTTTCCGTCCCAGCAGCGATTTACGATGTTGTGGAACAACGCTTTGTCATTATAGGCGAAATACTGAACAGGGGCCTTTTCACTTGGCTGAACCAGCGAAGCATAGCGTTCACGCGACAGCTCCTGACCGGAAGCCTTTGCGTCAGCAATCCACTTGTCAAAATCAGCCTGATTAAGCGAATGCGCCTTGAAGCGCATCTGAGCGAAACCCTGACCACTATAATTGGCGGAAATACCGTCAAAAACGCCTTCCTGATTGGCAACAAGATGAAGCTTGGTCTGCATGCTAGGCATAGAATAGACCTGACTTCCAAGCGCCGGAATGAAGAAGGAATTCATAATGCTACTGGAGGTCAACTTGAAGTTGACAGGAACATTAACCGGCATCGCCATTTCATTGACCGATGCCACACCAAGATCCGGATAAATGAACAACCACTTCCAGTCGAGAGCAACAACCTCGACTGTGATCGGCTTCGCATCGGAAACAAGCGGACGATAAGGATCAAGCTTGTGCGTTGATATCCACGTCACTGTGCCGAGAACGACAATAATGACGACAGGAATCAGCCAGACCGCAGCTTCAATCTTGTTTGAATGATGCCAGTCAGGCAAATATTCTGCCTTTTCATTGGTGGCACGATACTTCCATGCGAAGTAAAGCGTCATGCCAATGACCGGGAGCACGACCAGCAACATAAGACCGGTCGCAAATAAAATTAGATCGCGCTCTGCCACACCGACCTCTCCTTTCGGAGAGAGCAGGACCTGGTTCTCGCAGCCGGCGAGAAACGCCGTGAGGGCCAAGACGGCGAACGAAACAATCGTCCGGGGGGTGCCGTTTTTCATTTGTCTTTCCATCCTGCGCACGAAACGTTAATTCCAGCGCATGCGTCATTTTCTAGATTTCGGTAAATTCTGAAAATTTCAAAAGTACCGATATAACGAATAATCCCGTTTGTCACGCGCCAGACCAAAAATGTATTGGATCGAAATGTCGCGGCTACATGGGATTGATGAGTCATAATGGACCCATTCAGAATCATATTGGGCAAGCCAATGGCGATTGACGGTGCTCTACAAGTTCAATTAAAAATTTTCAAGACGATATTCAGCGATAAACTGGCTGTGATTAAACCGAAACGTAAAACTTCAAAGAAGAATACATCCAGATTAACAAATGCGAATAATGATTTATATATATATATTAAGAGTTAATCATGCCAATATCACAGACATACACCAATGCACATAATTAGATGATGAAAATAATTGTATGAAATGTACCCCAAATTGGACTCAGAACGATTCCAGTCCGCATTCAGATGCTGTAGTTTCAACTTAAAGGAATTAAAACACATGAGATATGCATGATTTTTGGTAACTGGCCAATTGAGGAAGCTGAGGGTACAGTACTTGGCTATGCAATTGCCGCTGGCACTCACAGCTTTCGTAAAGGCACGCTGCTCACATCGGATCACTTGGCAATTTTGGGACAAGAGGGCGTCACCCATCTTTTTGCTGCGCGTCTCGAAAAAGGCGACATCAGCGAAAACGATGCAGCACTCAGCGTAGGAAAATCACTCATCTCAGAAAATCTTGACGATGGTCCGCCTGTTGCAGGGCGCGTCAATCTTTTCGCCCGTCATGATGGTTTATTTCAAGCCAATGCCGCAGATATTGATGCAATCAACCTGCTTGATCCGCGCATTTCAATTGCCACATTGCGCAATGGCTGCCGCGTTGAGCGCGGTCAGATGGTGGCAACGGTCAAGATCATACCTTTTGCGGTTCCGGAAAACTTGATCAAAAGGCTGCACGCCACGCAAAGCAAAGCGAAAGCGCTTGATGTCAGAGCGTTCAAAGCTATGCGGATTGGCCTCATACAATCGCGGCTACCGTCGATACGCGAAACGGTGTTCGAAAAAACCAAAGAGCTGATTTCCAATCGAGTTAATAGAAATCACGGTACAGTTGTTATTGAGCACCGCATTATACATGAACAGGCGGCACTGTCGCACTCGATCAGTGAAATTGCGGGGCATTGTGATCTGATCATCATATTTAGCGCCTCTTCAATTGCCGATGAAGCTGACATTGTTCCTCGCGCAATCCTCGATTGCGGTGGTGAAATCTTGCGCATAGGTGTTCCGATTGATCCGGGAAATCTTCTCGTTCTAGCCAGCCTTAACGGCAAATCTATTGTTGTCGCGCCGGGCTCAGCACGAAGCGCACGCGGCAATAGCCTCGACTGGATACTTGATCGCCTCATGGCGGGCTTGGAACTGAGCGCGGACGATCTGGGGAGAATGGGCGTTGGCGGGCTTCTACTATAGAACCAGCTTAGCAATTATAATCGAAGACGAGAATGCCATTGATCCCACCCTCTGCGAGTTCGACCAGCTTACCGCCAGCGACCACATGATCGGGATGTGGAAGATAAAGATCGCGTGCAGCTTCATCGATGAAGTCAACAACAAAGCCGTGACGAAAACCTTTTTCCAGGGCTTCTGGGCTAATATTGCTTCCGAGAGTTATGGCAATAATACCGTCAATTTTTTCACGCAATGCAGCAACCTGACTGAGCACTGCATCAATTGCAGCAGCCGAAACATCTGACCTGAATTTCACAAGAACGATATGGCGCAGCATTTAATGTCTCCCCGCAGCATACCGCCAAACATTAAGGCTTATAAGATGAGCAGAAAAGATATTTTTTAACAACCAAAGCAAATGATCAAAGGCTGAAACAGCAATTAGTTTTAAAACGGAAAAGGCCGGGCTAAACCCGACCTTCCGCTTTCATTCTGATTTTGCGCCAGTACATCCGTGGACACATTATCGAACGAATTCCCGATACATGAGCAGATTTAGCATCCGTCCATTTCAGGTTTATGACATTGCCGGTCAATCTGCCGAGAGATCAAGCAGCCAATGGCGTTTCAATCGATGGCGGATAATTATAATTCCAGACTTCTATTAAGCACTGCCGCATCAGATCAAGGTCAACCGGACCGATCCTGCTCAATACCTGATCAAGTTCATCGGGTTCGACTCCTCGATTGAGAAGCTCAACAATTGCCTCGATCAGAACTCTTTTGTCGTCAAATCTATAGCGCTGCATAATCCTGCTCCGCTAATTGCCCCGTTTTGATACAAACAGCCTAAACCAGCATGGTTAACCGAACCTTACGACTCTGCAACTAACCGGAATAAATCTACATGCCCTGAATTCAGCAATAACGATGACAGGGAAAACTCAGCTCACTCAAATAGGCTTTTAAATATAAAAATTATTGAATGAAAATAATAAAAAAAATATCAATACTACCATAATAATTTTTAAATGAGATTTATTTAATCTTATGATTTATCATCAATAATAAAACGCCGGGATAAATCCCGGCACTTTATTATTTATAGCGTTACAAGTAACATCAGAAAATAAATTCTCATTACTTGCCATTTATCAATTTTCAAATTGAAAATCAGTCGAGACCAACAATCTTCCCGTCTTCCCATTTAAAGACGTCAAAGCTCGGCGAAGAAAGATCGCCCGTCTCACCATAAGTCAGCTTGCCAATGACCGTTTCGATCGGCTGGCCATCGCGAAGAACCTTTGCAACGGCTGCTGTATCTTCCGTCGTCCCAGCGCGCTCAATACCATCAGCAAGAACCTGAACGGCGGCATAGGCGTTCATGGTAAATGCTTCAACTGGAATGTTCTTTGCGGTCAGCGCATCGACTGCTTCCTTCGAAGCTGGGTTCTTCGTCGCGTCAACAGCATTGGTGAAGAGCGTGCCTTCGGCATTCTTCTGACCAATGGCCCAGAACTCAGTGTTGGAAAGACCTTCACCGCCGAGGATCAGCGCATTGAGGCCTGCATCATGAAGCTGACGAGCCAGAAGGCCGCCTTCACCATGATAACCGCCGAAATAGACAACTTCCGTTCCGGCAGCTTTCAGCTTGGATACGAGCGCACTGAAATCCTTGTCGCCGGGTGTTACAGAATCATACTGTACTTCCGTAACGCCGTCCTTGTTGATTGCAGCCTTGAAAGCGTCTGCCAGACCCTTGCCGTAGGCGCCTTTGTCATGGACGATAGCGACTTTCTTATCCTTCATGTTCTTCAGGAAGTAGTCAGCCATCACATCGGCCTGCTGGTCATCGCGACCGCAAGTACGGAACACGGTTTCGAGGCCACGAGCCGTCAAATCAGGACCAGTTGCCGTCGGAGTAATCATCAGAACGCCGTTTTCAGCGAAAACATCGGAAACAGGAATTGCAACGCCGGTCGTGACCGGGCCAATGACAAATTTGACGCCTTCACCAACCAGCTGGTTAGCAGCCGAAACACCCTGCTTTGGTTCACCCGCATCGTCAGCAAGCTTCAGAACGATTTTTTCGCCCTTAATGCCACCATTGGCGTTGATAACTTCAACTGCAGTTTCCGCACCCTTTTTGACCTGATCGCCGTAAGCTGCGACAGGACCGGTCAACGGTGCGACAAGGCCGACAGTGATGTCCGCATAGGCGGCGCCCGCAAAACCGAGAGTAGCAGCAAAAGCTACACTAGAAAGAAGCTTGAGGTTCATTGTTTTTCTCCTTTGTGAGGCCTCGTGTTTTCCCGATGACCCCAGACAGCCCATCCCGGTCGAATCGCAGCGCATATACCGCCGCTTCGCCGGGCCCTCCCTTTTATTTCAATCATACGATCTTAAAGGGTAACCCAAAAGCACGCCGCACCGTCCCTTTTTATCAGTGTCAGAGTCATAATATTATTCGAAATTGCAATGTCACTTTCGGATTTATGCTCCGGGACGGCAGCGAGCTTTCATGATATAATAAGAATGCATTTCCAGCTTCCGATTGCAAGGGGCCAAGTACCCGCAACTACAACGAAATCTGCCTCCCATAAAATGCCTATCCTCCTCTCTTCCATGAAGGTGATTGCTTGGCATGAAAGGCTGCAATTCCCTCCGCAGCCTCAGGTGTTTCCCATGTATCGGCGAGACGGGTGAGCGTCATTTCAATCACAGCCTCGTCAATCGGCGTCGTCAGCGCATGAACAAGCCGCTTGGATGCGGCAACGGCGGCTGGCGCTGTTGAAAAATATGGCTCAATTTCCGCCGCAACTGCCGCATCGAGCTGATCTGCTTCCACAACCTGATGAAGCAAACCGATATGCTTTGCCTCATCTGCACCAAACAGTCGTGCTGACGTGAACATTCTCAGAGCATGGGTCTGACCGATCCGCGCCACCACATAGGGGCTGATCGTTGCCGGGATCAGGCCGAGCTTGGTTTCTGTCAGGCCGAACCGCACATCAGAAACACCAATTGCTGCATCGCAAACGCTAATCAGCCCGACACCACCGCCAAAAGCCTGTCCATTGATCCGCCCAATCAGAGGCTTCGGCAAATCGCGCAAGGCTTTCAGCATCAATGCCAATTTGCGCGCGGCTTCTATGCGTTGCGAGCGGTTCGCCTGAACCTGCCCCTGCATCCAGCCAAGATCACCACCTGCGCAAAAGCTTTTGCCGCTCCCTGTGAGAACAACGATACGAACAGCTTCGTCATTTGCCAGTTGCAGCGTTGCGCTGACAAGCTCATCGATCATGAGGCCGGAAAGCGCATTGTGGTGTTCAGGCCTGTAGAGCGTCAGCGTTGCTACACCGCGCTCATCGATAGAAACGATGATCGTTTCGAAGCCGGTCATGCAGCCTTATCCTGCGTCAATGCCTGCGCGAATGAAGCTGCTGATTGCAGCTTTTGAATATCAAGGCCGGTTTCAAAGCCAAGGCGATGCAGCATGTCTGCGACTGCCACCGTATCGACATTGCCTTTGGCTCCGGGTGCATAAGGACAGCCACCCAGACCACCCACCGATGCATCGAACACCCGAAGACCCTTTTCCAGACTGACTTGAAGATTATCAAGCGCCCGCCCGTTGGTGTCGTGATAGTGACCGGCGAGACTATGCCCTGGCGCAATATTAAGCACAGCATCGAGCATAGCGCTCACTGTTTCAGGCGTGCCCCGCCCGATCGTGTCGCCAAGACTCACCTCGTGACAGCCCAGCGAAAAGAGTTGCTCGGTGACATCGGCCACCGCCTGCGGCGCAGTTGGCCCATCATAGGGGCATTCGACAACGCAGCTGACATAGCCGCGGATGGCAAGCCCGTCATTGATGGCTGCGCCAATCACCGGTGCTAACCGCTCAATACTCTCTGCAATCGGGCAATTGATATTGGCCTGCGAAAACCCCTCCGAGGCTGAAACAAAGACGGCAATCTCATCGACACTGGCGCTAGCGGCAAGCGCATAGCCCTTCATATTCGGCACGAGAACCGAATAGCGGACGCTGCTCGCGCGGTGGATACCGCGCATCACGTCTTGCGCATCAGCTAATTGCGGCACCCATCTGGGGCTGACAAAACTGGTTGCTTCGATACGGGAATAGCCACAAGCGGACAGGCAGTCGATCAGGGCAATCTTGTCGGCTGTCGGTACAAAACGCTTCTCATTTTGCAGGCCGTCACGCGCTGCCATTTCGACGATTTCCACATGTTCAGCCATGTTCTACCCCTTTATTATTTGCGCATGATCCTATCCGATAACAGGCATCCACTTTTCGGGATCATGCTCTTCCTCCAGTTGGACTAACAGCGCGCCTTCATTTACCTGATCACCTGCTGCAACGCTCACGGAAGCAATTTTTCCATCACGGGGCGCAGTCAGTGAAAGCTCCATCTTCATCGCTTCCATCGTCACAAGCGGATCGCCTTTAGCGACGCACAAGCCTTCAGCGACCGATACCAGCCGCACAAGGCCCGGCATGGGCGAAAGAATGCGGCTTTCGCCTGAATTCTCCTCCTCCACGCCGGCAGACTGAACATGATGAAAAAGACTGTCGCTGCCATCAAACTGCACGCTTACGTCATGACCGATGCGCGTGACCGATGCCTGTTGAATGCGATCATCTGCGGAAAAACGCACCAGACCATTTTCATGGCTGTGAATTTCGAGTGTGCCAAAGGTAAAGCCGAAAAGCCGTTCGCCCTGAATATTGAAGCTCTGCGTATGACGTTCACCGCCATGCTCCAACAGAACCGAGCGCGATGCCTTCCCCCACATGTGGAACCCGCGCAGGCTCTGCCATGGGTCGCTCTGATGCGGAGCATCCAGCAAATCAAGTGCGCCAAGTGCTGCCAATGCAAAAGCAAATATGGACGGCTGTTCCATTTTAAAAAGCG harbors:
- the cyoA gene encoding ubiquinol oxidase subunit II is translated as MKNGTPRTIVSFAVLALTAFLAGCENQVLLSPKGEVGVAERDLILFATGLMLLVVLPVIGMTLYFAWKYRATNEKAEYLPDWHHSNKIEAAVWLIPVVIIVVLGTVTWISTHKLDPYRPLVSDAKPITVEVVALDWKWLFIYPDLGVASVNEMAMPVNVPVNFKLTSSSIMNSFFIPALGSQVYSMPSMQTKLHLVANQEGVFDGISANYSGQGFAQMRFKAHSLNQADFDKWIADAKASGQELSRERYASLVQPSEKAPVQYFAYNDKALFHNIVNRCWDGKSVCIDDMMHQEQMVREARADLRKSSPVDFSQWANDILCLTQPQRMSQLEN
- a CDS encoding molybdopterin-binding protein, yielding MIFGNWPIEEAEGTVLGYAIAAGTHSFRKGTLLTSDHLAILGQEGVTHLFAARLEKGDISENDAALSVGKSLISENLDDGPPVAGRVNLFARHDGLFQANAADIDAINLLDPRISIATLRNGCRVERGQMVATVKIIPFAVPENLIKRLHATQSKAKALDVRAFKAMRIGLIQSRLPSIRETVFEKTKELISNRVNRNHGTVVIEHRIIHEQAALSHSISEIAGHCDLIIIFSASSIADEADIVPRAILDCGGEILRIGVPIDPGNLLVLASLNGKSIVVAPGSARSARGNSLDWILDRLMAGLELSADDLGRMGVGGLLL
- a CDS encoding Dabb family protein; this encodes MLRHIVLVKFRSDVSAAAIDAVLSQVAALREKIDGIIAITLGSNISPEALEKGFRHGFVVDFIDEAARDLYLPHPDHVVAGGKLVELAEGGINGILVFDYNC
- a CDS encoding ABC transporter substrate-binding protein, which translates into the protein MNLKLLSSVAFAATLGFAGAAYADITVGLVAPLTGPVAAYGDQVKKGAETAVEVINANGGIKGEKIVLKLADDAGEPKQGVSAANQLVGEGVKFVIGPVTTGVAIPVSDVFAENGVLMITPTATGPDLTARGLETVFRTCGRDDQQADVMADYFLKNMKDKKVAIVHDKGAYGKGLADAFKAAINKDGVTEVQYDSVTPGDKDFSALVSKLKAAGTEVVYFGGYHGEGGLLARQLHDAGLNALILGGEGLSNTEFWAIGQKNAEGTLFTNAVDATKNPASKEAVDALTAKNIPVEAFTMNAYAAVQVLADGIERAGTTEDTAAVAKVLRDGQPIETVIGKLTYGETGDLSSPSFDVFKWEDGKIVGLD
- a CDS encoding crotonase/enoyl-CoA hydratase family protein → MTGFETIIVSIDERGVATLTLYRPEHHNALSGLMIDELVSATLQLANDEAVRIVVLTGSGKSFCAGGDLGWMQGQVQANRSQRIEAARKLALMLKALRDLPKPLIGRINGQAFGGGVGLISVCDAAIGVSDVRFGLTETKLGLIPATISPYVVARIGQTHALRMFTSARLFGADEAKHIGLLHQVVEADQLDAAVAAEIEPYFSTAPAAVAASKRLVHALTTPIDEAVIEMTLTRLADTWETPEAAEGIAAFHAKQSPSWKRGG
- a CDS encoding hydroxymethylglutaryl-CoA lyase is translated as MAEHVEIVEMAARDGLQNEKRFVPTADKIALIDCLSACGYSRIEATSFVSPRWVPQLADAQDVMRGIHRASSVRYSVLVPNMKGYALAASASVDEIAVFVSASEGFSQANINCPIAESIERLAPVIGAAINDGLAIRGYVSCVVECPYDGPTAPQAVADVTEQLFSLGCHEVSLGDTIGRGTPETVSAMLDAVLNIAPGHSLAGHYHDTNGRALDNLQVSLEKGLRVFDASVGGLGGCPYAPGAKGNVDTVAVADMLHRLGFETGLDIQKLQSAASFAQALTQDKAA